One window of the Pedobacter ginsengisoli genome contains the following:
- a CDS encoding PorP/SprF family type IX secretion system membrane protein, with translation MKKLIKIIAVGAFLSLGAVRVVAQIDPHFSQYYAHPLWLNPALTGVTDGEYRVSLNAKQQWGTISNSFLTGGASFDMAPVKNLAFGAMVLNQNAGDISYNHLSAMVSGAYRIHFGKIGLNMINFGLQAGILNKSFDPSKITLGAQFNPITGYDPNFGINESFASSNTLVPDVNAGFMYFDGNPGQRVNVFGGAMAGHITRPVDKFLGNSVRMPIRYAAHGGARIKMSEVLDITPNGLYMKQGNAREIAIGAYAQLMLNQESDLLFGSNYRVDDSAIAFFGLHLKNMVFGVSYDFNTSSLSRATRNQGGLELSISFTSKKGITGPNFFCPRL, from the coding sequence ATGAAGAAACTAATTAAAATAATAGCAGTAGGAGCGTTTTTAAGTTTGGGAGCTGTAAGGGTAGTTGCACAGATTGATCCTCACTTCTCTCAATATTACGCCCACCCGCTATGGCTAAACCCAGCACTAACCGGAGTAACGGATGGTGAATATAGGGTTTCCTTGAATGCCAAACAGCAGTGGGGAACTATTTCAAACTCATTTTTAACCGGGGGAGCGTCATTTGATATGGCCCCGGTTAAAAACTTAGCGTTCGGAGCAATGGTTTTAAACCAGAATGCTGGAGATATTAGTTATAATCATCTAAGCGCAATGGTTTCAGGAGCTTACCGCATCCATTTCGGAAAAATCGGCTTAAATATGATCAACTTTGGTTTGCAGGCAGGTATTCTTAATAAAAGCTTCGATCCTTCGAAGATTACCTTGGGAGCCCAATTCAATCCAATAACCGGTTATGATCCAAACTTTGGAATAAACGAATCTTTTGCATCATCTAATACCTTAGTGCCAGATGTGAATGCAGGGTTTATGTATTTTGATGGAAACCCAGGACAAAGAGTTAACGTGTTTGGAGGTGCAATGGCTGGTCATATTACCAGACCGGTCGATAAGTTTTTAGGTAACAGTGTTCGTATGCCAATCAGGTATGCGGCTCATGGAGGTGCCAGAATAAAGATGTCAGAGGTGCTTGATATTACACCCAATGGTTTATATATGAAACAAGGTAATGCGCGTGAAATAGCAATTGGTGCCTATGCACAGCTTATGCTTAATCAGGAGTCTGATTTGCTTTTCGGATCTAACTATAGAGTTGATGATTCCGCAATAGCTTTCTTCGGATTGCACTTGAAAAATATGGTCTTTGGCGTAAGCTATGATTTTAATACTTCAAGTTTAAGTAGAGCTACCCGCAATCAGGGAGGTTTAGAACTATCCATTTCATTTACCAGTAAAAAAGGAATTACAGGACCTAACTTCTTTTGTCCAAGATTATAA